From the genome of Deltaproteobacteria bacterium:
CGCGTGGCCACTGTCATCGATTCGGAGCCGCTATTCATGCAGAGAAACCTTTGGTAAGGGCAACCCTCTGCGCGCGAGAAACCGATGGCTTTGTGGAGACGTTCTGCCAAACGATGCTGGCTAAAGCTTGGCGTCATGATGTTCGCCATGACGACGGGTTTATCCATAGCCGCGATCACTGCCTCAGGCGCATGCCCGAATCCGATCATGCCGTAACCACCGGAATCGTGCAGTACGGCGCCGTGAAAGGTGACGAGCCAGGGCCCTCGAGCTGCGATGGCAACGTAAGGGTTGCGCTGATCTTCGGCGTAAAAGTTTACGTAGTTTGCTTGCACCTTAATAATCAGTGTGTCTTCGTCGAGTTTGGCAAACTCGGGGAACTCCTGGATAAGCGAGGCCTGTTCACGTGCGGCTTCATCGATCGCTTTTGCCAGCCGTGGATCGGTCGCCAAAAAACGCTGCAGCACATCGTGGCTAAGACCGTTGGTGGTGCGAGGTCCGACCTTAGCTTGCATATCGTTTAGTTGTTTCAAGGCGTCCATCATTAGCTCCTCTTCCCGTCGTTACGGTTTTCTACCGTAGATAATTGGACCGATCCCCAGCGCTGCCATGTAACAATGACAAACCCGATTAGTATGCTTACGTCGGCGACGTTGAATATACCGGTACGTACACCTCCGATTCCCACGTTCAGGAAGTCGATGACGTAACCAGATACGATGCGGTTGAACACATTACTGGTGCCGCCCGCAAGAATCAGTCCGTAGCCGAGTGTCTCTACTGCTGAAAGATCATGCTTCAAGTACACGAACAAGGTCAAGCCAACCAGCAGGAAGCTGGCCAGCATGATCAACAGTGCCCAACGGAGCGTATCTGGGAGCTGATCGCCGAGCCCGAGAAAGGCGCCAATGTTTTCGGCGTACTCAAACCTAAGAGAGCCACGCAAATAGGTTAGCGGTAGGCGCCCAGCGAGCAGCCGCTTAGCTAAGAGCTTCGTGGCCTGGTCCCAGCTCACGCAGGCTGCCAGCGTAATTGCGATTACGAAAAGACGGTTGCCTACGTTCATGGCCGCCACCTCCTTTCCTCCAAGACGCTTATCGGCAGTATTGAGGAATGTATGAGCAATAATTGCCTAGTGCTTCAGCTGGGTTGCTTGTGCGTTTGAGCTTTATAAGCCACTGAAATTTCGAGGTAAAAATATTTTTAGCTGACAAAGTCAGAAACCTCGCTAGGATGCAACGCCTGACCGCATGCGAGTATAGCTCAGTTGGTTAGAGCGCTGCCTTCACACGGCAGAGGTCCTCAGTTCGAATCTGAGTACTCGCACCAGACGCCTCAGGCGCTGAAAATTAGAAGGTGTCAGACACATGTGATTTCTCTACGTGTCTGACACCCTTTTTTGAGGCCAGAATCATGCCATTCTTGCGGGGGCCTCGGTGGGGTAGGCCACTAAAGCAGTTACCTGCAGACTGCGACGGCAAGGCATGTTGCCATCATTGTAAGCACCATGAGGAGTCAGGATTGACAATAGTCAGTTCCGACTTACAAATAGTACATCGTAAAAATCGGCAGATAACTTTAGAATCATTTTATGATTTTAAAGATGGTGGCCTAGGTAAAAAATTAACTAAAAGAAAAAAGCCCAGAAATTCTGGGCTTCGTCGGTCTGTGCTGATATTCCAGCTCTGTATTATAATAATTATGATGGCGATGCTAAGGTCGGTAGAGTGTCGGTAGAATCATTGAAACGGTCGCAATGATTTCATCAGTCGCTTGTCAACCATCCCGTGACATCCATGACGAAACCTAGGGTATAGGCCGCGATCAGAAACGGCGTCACCAAGCCTAGCATCAGCAAGATGGGCAACATATGAAGGACGTCTGTAGGGTTTTCCACCCGGAAATCTTCGCGGCTGAACATCATTTGGCGGACCTTTACATAGCGGGATCAGCTCAATCAGATAAAAGGCTACATAAAGCAAGTTAGCTGTTAGTGCGCCAAATTGCAAATCCTATCCTGACGATCGAGCAAGGAGCGAGGCCTGGTCAGGCCGCTGTACCGCCGTATTTAGCGCGGAAATCCGGCGCCAGGTTATTAAACTGACGAATGAGTTCATCGTCGGCCAAATAGCGCTGATTCCAATACGCGCTGACAGTCAGCCACTCCTGCTCAGTGATATTAAAGTAAGTCTGCATGCTGCTCATGGCATCGGTGCCTTTTTCTATCCAGCAACTTAGCGCAACCTGCATCTCAGCAAAGCGCTCAAACGTGCATGGCTCTGTCCGAGGTATGAGAGCCGTTGTCGCTAAATCGGATGAGGGCTCCTCTGTGTTCGGGGCGAGGGATACCGGATCAGGAGTGGCGGAGACCGGAATAGATTGCGGTTTACTGGCAGCAGGTCGGGCTTTCGTGGCCACCGGTACGGTGGGTTTAGCCTGCGGTTTACGCACGACCTTGCTGAGTTCCTCGCGGCGTTTGAAATAAACAAAGGTGCCAGCCGATGCCACTAGGAACGTTAACAGCATCAAAAACGATGCACCCGCATTACTGTCGCCATCGACCAAGTGTTCGGATCCTGATTCAATATCAGCCATCGGTGGACGCTTAGCTCCCTTAAGGGCTTTGGCACTGAGCCCCTTTTTGGTCTTAGGTTTGGTGTTGGGTGTCGGTTCGGGCGTCGCTGTCGGTTCGGGCGTCGCTGTCGGTTCGGGAGGCTGCTTACTTGGTTCTTCAATTGCTACAACTGCCGTGGGTGGGGCCGTCACTGGTGGGGTGATAGACACCACTGGTGCCTTAGGTGTGACCTTCGGTGTTTCGGTTACTTTGTTTTTCGCTTTGGCCTGGTGTTTAGACGGTTTTCGCCTGTGCGCCGCTGTCGCTGTTTTGGCCCGCTTGGACTTCGAGCCGCCCTCTTTGACAGTCGATTTTGCCCCCTGTTTCGGAATCCAAGCCGCCTTTTCGCCTGAATCGGGAGAACGAGCTGGTGCCTGCCACCGAGAATCTTGATGCGGGACCTGTGTCGCTTTGGCTTTGGCCTGTTTCCTCGAGCGTTTTGCCGCTTGCTTCAGTTTTTTCGATTTCTTCTTGCTCAGTGCGATCCGCAAGGGTGCGCGCGTTGTGAGCTCAGTCGTCGTTGCAAGGCTTGGCACCGCCATACCAATACGTGTCACGGCGGCAAGGTACACCACCAATATGATTCGTATGAAATTGTGCCAACTGAACGCCATACCAAGTTCCCTGTGGAAAGGTCCTCATACATGGAATCGGTAATTCATGGTGGGACCTTAACTTTCAAGGGCAAAAAAATATTGGTCAATCCTGAAAGATTGACCAATAGCCGCTATAAATTTGGTGCAGTTATCAGTTGGCGTTGCTTGCCAGGGTTCGGCCAGCCAGATTGACTCCGGCGGGTAGTTTAATGATGTAGCCAGTCGGTAACTTGCCACCTGAGCGGATCATCCGCGGACTTATGTCTGGGTTCAGCTGCGCTACTGCTGGCACCGATGCGGCATATTTGTGACAGATCTCTTTGACGCTCAAAGGTTTCGTCAACCTAAGAGCTGTGAATGCGAGGGGAGCGACTTTTTCTACTTCTGGGAAAATGCGGTCAGCTTGCTGTAGCGTGGCAAGCACGCCGAGGAAACTTGCGTAAAAGTTCTTTGAAGCAAAACCAAACTGATTGCCATCGTACCTGTCTATGAGCTCGACGATATCGCGTGAGTTCACAGCTTGCGTGGCGCGTCTAATACCGCCAACGCCATGGTTATAAGCGGTGATTGCCAGTGGCCAAGCACCAGTGAGATCGTAGTTGAGGCGTAGTAACTTGGCGGCAGCGCGACTAGCTTTGATAGGATCGTTGCGCTCATCGATACCATCGAGCATGCGCAGATACTGGTGACCCGTTGCCGGCATGATCTGATAGACACCAGACGCCCCAACCTTGGACTGCGCCTTCAGGTTGAAAGAGGATTCGACAAAGGCCAATCTAGTGATCTCAACAGGAACACCCTGGCGCTCGAATTCAGCCTCGATGCTTGGCAGGTATTTAGGCGCCACGGCTAGTCCGGTGGCGATGAAATCTCTTTGGCCACGCTGAAGGCGGAGATTAGTCGCCGCGACGAGGTACTTACTACGGTCGGTGATATGGCGCATATTCGTGGCGATGCGTTGCATCGCAGCCGTGAACCGCTCTTCGTGGTCGCGGTTTTGGTGCATCGTCAGGAGTAATTTCTTAAAGCTTTCACGCTCAGATTTGACAAATTTTTTGATTTGACGATCTTTAGCTATGGGTGGTGCCGTCAGTCGCGATGTGTCGTAAACCGACAGAATCACCTCAGGATACTCGGCGATATGGAGTACGTAATGTTCCTTACTCCACACGGAGTAAATCCGACGCCAAAAATTGAAACGACGCGCGAGCTCAGTCGGTACCTTGAAATTTTTGGTGATCTCGACGGCCTCACCATCTCGCTCAAAAGCCTGCTCGTTACAGTGCATATAGGATACGGTGAACGGGCCCTGCTCACGGATCGGTACGTTCATGCAGTTTGCCGATGCAGGGGCTTCGCTGAGCTTTGAAGAAAAAACGGTATGATCGCGATCGGCCTGTAGTGAGACCTCCGCCATGGCCTTAGGTGCCGCCTTGCGTTTGGCTAGTAGATGTGTGTGTGAGCGTTTAGTCTTGAGTGTGGCTCTAGCCGTGACAGCGCCAACAAAAAAGCCGAGACTGCATGCCAAAAATAGCTTTGCGATCGGGGATAGTAAACTCGACTTCGGCTGTGTGTGACGCGGCATGCGATTCGGAGACGGGGACTGCATCAAAAGTAACCTCAGTAGGGGCATCAACGGGATCAGCAGGGATCAGCAGGTAACGGGGAACTCGGTTATTGACGGTGAGGCCGCCAATTGCATGACTCCTTGAGCAAGTTGCGTACCAACGCTGTCTCAGAGGCTTTTCAGAGCTAACCTCCTAGAGTCGCGACACTGAGGCTAGGAAACTGCCCGCAGCGCCTGCTACAGTTGTAAATATTTTTGACAGACTATGGGTAGGTAAACATCCCCGCATACCAAGGAGACAATCATGTCAAAGTGCAACGGTTCAAAGTCCCTAGTGGTCCTGGCAGGGCTCACGTTTGCTAGTACGTCACTGAGTCAGGAAGGTCAGGAATATCGGGTAGATCAGGAAAATCTGGGAGATTACCACCACTTTACTGACGATGCGAACGTGGAGCGTAGCCGGTGGGTATGCGTCGCCAACATCAAGCGGGGGAGTGTCTATGGGTACGGAGCCACGATGGAAGAGGCACAAGCCAGTGTGTTACGCCGCTGTTTCCCAAATAGCCTTTGTTTAGCTCATATGACCTGCCGGGAGCGCTGATCGCTAAGTGTCAAAAAAATGACAATCTTTTGGGCGTCAAGTTTCCGCCGTAGACTAAAAGATGACGGATTCACGCCCCCTCGAGATGTTTCAATGGAGATTTCGGCATGGCACAGACCAAATACTCTGGACCGCAGAAGGCAGCTATCCTGCTACTTTCTTTTGGCGAAGATGTGTCTGCCGAGATCTTTAAGAATATGAACGAGTTTGAGATTAAGCGCATCGGCTCGGCCATGAGCCGGCTGGGTCGTCTGGAGCAGGATATCGTCGACGAAGTGATGATGGAATTCTACGAGATTCTACAACAGAATAAGAAGTTCTTTTATGGTGGTAGCGAATTTACCAAGAAAGTCATCGGTAATGCCTTCAAAGGCGGCGATGCCGACGAGCTCATCGATCAGCTGTCGCTTGGGTCAGCTGCTAACCTTGATTCACTAGAACTGATCGATCCACGAACGCTCGCCAACTTTATCCGCAACGAGCACCCTCAGACGATGGCCCTAATACTTGCCCACTTGGAGGCTAAAAAGTGCGGCGAAACGCTCAAGATTTTGCCTGAAACTCTGCACACAGAGATCCTTATGCGTATCGCACGCCTAGATGCAGTGCAGCCAGAGATCATTAATGAAATCGATGATGTATTGCGGCAAGAGATCCAAGCCATGGGTTCCATTCACACGCAGAAGATCGGTGGTGTTGAACCTATTGCTGAGATGCTAAACCTTATAGATAAAGCGACTGAGGAGCAGATTCTCGATTCGCTTGAGGAACGTGATCCGGATATGGCCGAGAAGATTCGTAAACTTATGTTTACGTTCGATGACTTGGTCAAGATCGACGACCGGGGCATCCAAGAACTTATTAAAAACGTCAATAATGATAAGTGGAAGATCGCTCTCAAAACGGCGTCCGAGTCGGTGCGAGACTTGGTCTTTAAAAATATGTCGGAACGCGCCGCCAAAATGCTTCGTGAGGATATGGAGGCCATGTCGGCCGTCAAACTGACGGATGTCGAAAACCTCCAGTCCGAAATAGTGCAGATCGCACGCAAACTCGAGCAAGAGGGCAAGATCATTATCGCCAGCGGTGATTCGGCGTACGTTTGATAGTGTGTCCAAGTACTTGTCAGAGACGGGCGTCATGTCTATAGATTGGACATCGGTCCTTGCCTAACTAACTAAATTCACGACGGTCTAACGTGGGAACATCCTTTGCAAGGTAGAGGGTAGACGATACGTACAACAGGTACACCCCCCTTGAGGATAGGACTCACAAGCATGTCTCACACTAAAGGCCAATGTGAACCAGGAATGTTAGAGATCAGACAGCTCATCGACGCTGGCATCAACGACATTAACTTTCAGTTGGGTTGGGACAGTTTACTTGAGATGTCCATCACTGATTGGGGCTTCAACATGCGGGAACGCCTCGTCGATCGTTTAGTATTCCTCAATGGGCGGATGATTTCTGGTTTGAATTCAAAGGTGAAGATTTCAGAGCACCTGAAATCAACTTTAGATTTGATCTCGCACCGTCATCGGACCTTGGGTGAACTTTTGACTTTCACCGGGATGGGGACGGATCCGCAGGTAACCGATCAAGAAATCGATGTGATGCTACGCCTCGCGACGCAGGGTGTCGGTTATATCAGGACCGGTAAACCAGAATACCGCGGCAATTTGCCCGAACTCGTTTATCTCAAGGCGCTCAAAGCGGCCATGGTACTTTCCGTCGTGACCGTTGGTAGCAAACATAAGCACATGAGCGCTTCGACAGCGATGGGCTTTCTATACTCGATGTGTGCCTTCATTCAGCAAGCGGCCGTCACCAAAGCTCTACGCAGCATCGCCCCAGCAGTCGAACCAGTGAGACAGCTTCGCCGCGTTGTTTAAGATACCTAGTCAACTTTCGACGGACGATTTCGCCTCATTAACACTGCTGCGCCAAAGGTCGCGCTCAGCGCTCAGTAGCGAGGCGAAGTTGTCCGCCTCGATCGCAGTGCGCACCCGCGCCATCAAATCCAAGTAATAAGTAAGATTATGGATTGTGAACAGCCGCAGGCAGGTGAGTTCACCAGCAATGAAAAGATGCCTTAAATAAGCGCGCGAAAAGGTCTGGCAGGTATAGCAACGACAAGCCGGATCAAGCGGACCCGCGTCAAAACGGTAGCGTTGATTCTTGATGTTGACGCGACCCTCCGAAGTGAAGAGGGAGCCATTGCGACCATTGCGCGTGGGCATGACACAGTCAAACATGTCGACGCCTAGGTTTACGCCTTCGACGAGATCTAGGGGTGTACCAACGCCCATGAGATAGCGCGGCTTATCCTTTGGTAGTACCTCGGTACTGGCTGCCGTCATGTCAGCCATCTCATGTTTAGTCTCGCCAACGGAAAGGCCACCAATGGCGTAGCCCTCGAAGCCTATGTCCATGAGTGCGCGTGCGCTGGCCTGGCGTAGATCAGGGTAAACGCCGCCCTGGACGATTCCAAATTGGCAGAGCTCAGGACGCGTCTTGGCGCGGCGGCAGCGCGCCGCCCAGCGCATTGAGCGTTGCATGGAGGTTTCAGCTTGTTGCCGCGTCGCCGGATAGGGCGTGCATTCATCGAGGACCATGTGAATATCGCTGCCAATGGTCTCTTGAATTTTGACGGCAAGTTCGGGGGTCAGAACTATTTTAGAGCCGTCTAAGTGGCTCTGAAAATGAGCACCCGTTTCATCGAGTTTGTTCAGCTGGCCTAAACTGAAAATTTGGAAGCCACCACTATCGGTCAATAGCGGTCGATCCCAGCCGATAAATTTGTGCAGCCCTCCGAAAGCCTCGATCACTTCCATCCCAGGGCGCAGGTAGAGGTGATAAGTGTTGCCGAGGATGATACTGGCACCGATGGTTTTCAGATCCTCGGGCGTCAAACTTTTGACGGCACCGACCGTGCCGACGGGCATGAAGATCGGTGTTTCGACCGTGCCATGGGCGAGCGTAAGGCGACCGCGTCGCGCTCCGCCCGACTCAACGAGGCGGGTGTAACAGATCTTGGGGGGATTCTGAGCTTCTTCTTGCTGACTATTTTGCGTGCTAGACAATGGCTTTGCCGAGGGCTGATTGCACCAGCTCGACGGTTAGCTGGGCAGTTTTATGGGCGTGGTCCGTCATCGGGTTAAGTTCTACGAACTCCATCGACCTCAGCATCCCCGTGTCGGCAATCATCTCGAGTGCCAGGTGAGCTTCGCGGTAGCTGAGCCCACCAGTTACCGGCGTACTTACGCCTGGTGCCGAGGCAGGATCGATACCGTCGATGTCGAAGGAAAGATGAATAGCGGCTGTACCGCGCGTGGCGGCAGCTACCGCATCCTTCATGACCGCGTGCATACCACGTTCATCGATCTCGCGCATAGTAAAGTAACGGATGCCACTGCGGCGGAGGATGTCTTTTTCCGCGCCGTCGAGCGTCCTAATGCCGATCAAGGCGACATTTTCTGGTCTAACTTTAGGGCCTTGGCCTCCAATGGCGACTAAATCTGGGTGCCCATGTCCGAGCGCGATGGAAAGTGGCATACCGTGGATATTACCCGACGGTGATGACTCCGGAGTATTACAGTCGGCATGGGCATCGATCCAAATCAGGCCGATATGCTGCTGCCTCTCACGAAAGTAGCGACTGACCCCTGCTATGGTGCCGATCGCTATGGAATGATCGCCACCGAGTACGATAGGTATGCGATCGGCGGAAAGAGCTGTGTGAACCTCTTGCTCCAGATCGCGGCAAGCCGTGACAATCTGATGACGAAAACGTTCCTGCGTTGCCGCCACGGGTAGTGTGTCGCGTACAGGCACCGGCAGGTCCCCGACATCGTGGGGCTGGTAGCCAAGGACTGAGATCTTTTGATGGAGATCAGCAATCCGAATCGCCGACGGCCCCATATTAGCGCCGCGCATGTTCGCGCCTAAATCTAGGGGTACACCGATGATTTGGACTGATTTAGTAGCCATGTTCAAGCCTCGTGTGGATCGTCTCGCGTGTTCCGCCTGATGGTATCTCAGTCGATGGGCCTGAGGTACGGAGATTTTTTTGGCGAGATGAGTTTACCTGAACATGTTGGACAGGCCTTGCCCAAACCATCTATAATTAGTAAGTAAGCACTCACTTACTTAATGAAGGTCGCATGGCTTGTCGCAAGCATCCAATAAAAATAAAAGAAAACGTCGGGTTAGCTCGAACGAGCGCCGCCAGCAGCTGATTGAAGCGGCCTTGCCGTTGTTTGCTCAGGTGGGTTTTCGGGGGGTTACGACGCGGCAATTGGCGACCACGGCCGGAGTATCCGAGGCTCTGCTCTACCAGCACTTTCCGAGTAAGGAGGAGCTCTATAGTGCGGTGCAGGACCATTGCTGCCAGCCGCGTGAGGAGCTCAAGACCGTGCTGTCCGGACTCGAACCATCAACGGCCACTCTGGTCGAGCTGCTCTACTTCCAAACTAAAATGGTTATAGACAAGGCCGTCATGGGCGGCAGTGGTGGTAATCAAATCTTTCCCCGGCTGATGATGCATAGTGTCCTTGAGGACGGTGAGTTCGCACGACTTTACCTACAGCGTGCGGTGTCGCGCATGGCCGCGACGATGCAACGCAGCGTGATCGCCGCTAAACAGGCTGGTGATATTCCAGCTGAAGGTGTACCCGACGACCTTGCGGATGAAATGCGCTTTTGGTTTTGTCACCACCTGCTCGTCACAGTGCTGATGTACCGCCTGACGCCAGATCCTGTCGTCGCGTACCCAGTGACCG
Proteins encoded in this window:
- a CDS encoding TetR/AcrR family transcriptional regulator, yielding MSQASNKNKRKRRVSSNERRQQLIEAALPLFAQVGFRGVTTRQLATTAGVSEALLYQHFPSKEELYSAVQDHCCQPREELKTVLSGLEPSTATLVELLYFQTKMVIDKAVMGGSGGNQIFPRLMMHSVLEDGEFARLYLQRAVSRMAATMQRSVIAAKQAGDIPAEGVPDDLADEMRFWFCHHLLVTVLMYRLTPDPVVAYPVTEDQLQQQIVLFMLKGIGLTEAAIAKYCNFSSLRDQTEHWFNLIRDPLVESEGSDP
- a CDS encoding lytic transglycosylase domain-containing protein; the encoded protein is MPLLRLLLMQSPSPNRMPRHTQPKSSLLSPIAKLFLACSLGFFVGAVTARATLKTKRSHTHLLAKRKAAPKAMAEVSLQADRDHTVFSSKLSEAPASANCMNVPIREQGPFTVSYMHCNEQAFERDGEAVEITKNFKVPTELARRFNFWRRIYSVWSKEHYVLHIAEYPEVILSVYDTSRLTAPPIAKDRQIKKFVKSERESFKKLLLTMHQNRDHEERFTAAMQRIATNMRHITDRSKYLVAATNLRLQRGQRDFIATGLAVAPKYLPSIEAEFERQGVPVEITRLAFVESSFNLKAQSKVGASGVYQIMPATGHQYLRMLDGIDERNDPIKASRAAAKLLRLNYDLTGAWPLAITAYNHGVGGIRRATQAVNSRDIVELIDRYDGNQFGFASKNFYASFLGVLATLQQADRIFPEVEKVAPLAFTALRLTKPLSVKEICHKYAASVPAVAQLNPDISPRMIRSGGKLPTGYIIKLPAGVNLAGRTLASNAN
- the lspA gene encoding signal peptidase II; protein product: MNVGNRLFVIAITLAACVSWDQATKLLAKRLLAGRLPLTYLRGSLRFEYAENIGAFLGLGDQLPDTLRWALLIMLASFLLVGLTLFVYLKHDLSAVETLGYGLILAGGTSNVFNRIVSGYVIDFLNVGIGGVRTGIFNVADVSILIGFVIVTWQRWGSVQLSTVENRNDGKRS
- the tgt gene encoding tRNA guanosine(34) transglycosylase Tgt, which produces MCYTRLVESGGARRGRLTLAHGTVETPIFMPVGTVGAVKSLTPEDLKTIGASIILGNTYHLYLRPGMEVIEAFGGLHKFIGWDRPLLTDSGGFQIFSLGQLNKLDETGAHFQSHLDGSKIVLTPELAVKIQETIGSDIHMVLDECTPYPATRQQAETSMQRSMRWAARCRRAKTRPELCQFGIVQGGVYPDLRQASARALMDIGFEGYAIGGLSVGETKHEMADMTAASTEVLPKDKPRYLMGVGTPLDLVEGVNLGVDMFDCVMPTRNGRNGSLFTSEGRVNIKNQRYRFDAGPLDPACRCYTCQTFSRAYLRHLFIAGELTCLRLFTIHNLTYYLDLMARVRTAIEADNFASLLSAERDLWRSSVNEAKSSVES
- the rocF gene encoding arginase gives rise to the protein MATKSVQIIGVPLDLGANMRGANMGPSAIRIADLHQKISVLGYQPHDVGDLPVPVRDTLPVAATQERFRHQIVTACRDLEQEVHTALSADRIPIVLGGDHSIAIGTIAGVSRYFRERQQHIGLIWIDAHADCNTPESSPSGNIHGMPLSIALGHGHPDLVAIGGQGPKVRPENVALIGIRTLDGAEKDILRRSGIRYFTMREIDERGMHAVMKDAVAAATRGTAAIHLSFDIDGIDPASAPGVSTPVTGGLSYREAHLALEMIADTGMLRSMEFVELNPMTDHAHKTAQLTVELVQSALGKAIV
- the fliG gene encoding flagellar motor switch protein FliG, which codes for MAQTKYSGPQKAAILLLSFGEDVSAEIFKNMNEFEIKRIGSAMSRLGRLEQDIVDEVMMEFYEILQQNKKFFYGGSEFTKKVIGNAFKGGDADELIDQLSLGSAANLDSLELIDPRTLANFIRNEHPQTMALILAHLEAKKCGETLKILPETLHTEILMRIARLDAVQPEIINEIDDVLRQEIQAMGSIHTQKIGGVEPIAEMLNLIDKATEEQILDSLEERDPDMAEKIRKLMFTFDDLVKIDDRGIQELIKNVNNDKWKIALKTASESVRDLVFKNMSERAAKMLREDMEAMSAVKLTDVENLQSEIVQIARKLEQEGKIIIASGDSAYV